Proteins encoded within one genomic window of Prauserella marina:
- a CDS encoding carbohydrate kinase family protein — MKVVVVGDAGLDVVARHDGPVVHGGDTRATVRLAGGGAGANTALWLAEAGTAPTLVARVGDDAGGRMMRAELEAAGVDCAFAADPDEATCCVIVLVDENGQRSMLPDRGANKRLAEADITSSALEGAAHLHLSGYVLLDPSSRPAGLAALHAARAAGLSTSVDPQSAALLTDPAAFLADIEGVDLLLPNEVELAALAGSPGPADARRLLGTVGAVVVTSGFAGATWIGADEVVSVEAERVDCVDSTGAGDAFNAGLLSAWLHGKSTVDSLRSGVALGTRAVSVIGAQPQRRQR, encoded by the coding sequence GTGAAGGTGGTCGTCGTCGGCGACGCGGGGCTCGACGTGGTCGCCAGGCACGACGGCCCCGTCGTGCACGGAGGCGACACGAGGGCGACGGTGCGGCTGGCAGGTGGAGGGGCCGGGGCCAACACGGCGTTGTGGCTTGCCGAGGCGGGAACGGCCCCGACGCTGGTGGCGCGGGTCGGCGACGACGCGGGCGGGCGCATGATGCGCGCCGAACTGGAGGCCGCCGGTGTCGACTGTGCCTTCGCGGCCGACCCCGACGAGGCGACGTGCTGTGTCATCGTGCTCGTCGACGAGAACGGCCAGCGCAGCATGCTGCCCGACCGGGGAGCGAACAAGCGGCTCGCCGAAGCCGACATCACCTCCTCGGCCCTGGAAGGGGCTGCCCACCTGCACCTTTCCGGATACGTCCTGCTCGACCCCTCGTCCCGTCCAGCGGGACTCGCGGCGCTTCACGCCGCGCGAGCGGCGGGACTGAGCACGTCGGTCGACCCGCAGTCGGCGGCGTTGCTCACCGATCCGGCCGCGTTCCTCGCCGACATCGAGGGCGTGGACCTGCTGCTGCCCAACGAGGTGGAGCTGGCCGCGCTCGCCGGTTCCCCGGGCCCAGCCGATGCGCGGCGGTTGCTCGGCACGGTCGGCGCCGTCGTGGTGACCTCCGGATTCGCGGGCGCGACCTGGATCGGCGCCGACGAGGTCGTCTCCGTCGAAGCCGAGCGGGTGGACTGCGTCGACAGCACCGGTGCGGGCGACGCGTTCAACGCGGGCCTGCTGAGCGCGTGGCTGCACGGTAAATCCACTGTGGACAGTTTGCGGTCCGGGGTGGCGCTCGGCACCCGCGCGGTCAGCGTGATCGGCGCGCAACCACAGCGCCGGCAGCGCTGA
- a CDS encoding fumarate hydratase, protein MTSSPTTSFQHTEVLPLNKDTHTEYRLVTPEGVRIVEAAGRRFLEVDPRALTTLARTAITDIQHLLRSSHLAQLRAIVDDPEASGNDRFVAMDLLRNAAISAGGVLPMCQDTGTAIVMGKRSEGVLTGGNDEQALSEGIFEAYQQLNLRYSQMAPVNFWDERNTGTNLPAQIELYHKDNPAGGTPDNTDPAYEFLFMAKGGGSANKTFLYQETKAVLNPKRLAKFLDEKLRGLGTAACPPYHLAIVVGGTSAEFNLKVAKLASARYLDDLPTEGSELGHGFRDPDLEQQVLEMTRQFGIGAQFGGKYFCHDVRVIRLPRHGASCPVGIAVSCSADRQAKAKITAEGVFIEQLERDPARFLPEVTEDDLSEEVVTVDLNRPMEQIRQQLSELPVKTRLSLTGPLVVARDIAHAKIAERLDAGEDMPEYLKNHPVYYAGPAKTPEGYASGSFGPTTAGRMDSYVDQFQAAGGSLVMLAKGNRSKKVTESCRAHGGFYLGSIGGPAARLAKDCIKKVDVLEYPELGMEAVWKIEVEDFPAFIVIDDKGNDFFAETSEPVLQIAFR, encoded by the coding sequence GTGACTTCTTCTCCCACCACATCGTTCCAGCACACCGAAGTCCTTCCGCTGAACAAGGACACCCACACCGAGTACCGGCTGGTCACGCCGGAGGGTGTGCGGATCGTCGAGGCGGCGGGCCGCCGTTTTCTCGAAGTCGACCCGCGGGCACTCACGACGCTGGCGCGCACCGCCATCACCGACATCCAGCATCTGCTGCGCTCCTCGCACCTCGCGCAATTGCGGGCGATCGTCGACGACCCCGAGGCCAGTGGCAACGACCGGTTCGTCGCCATGGATCTGCTGCGCAACGCCGCCATCTCGGCGGGAGGCGTGCTGCCCATGTGCCAGGACACCGGAACCGCGATCGTGATGGGCAAGCGCAGCGAAGGCGTGCTCACCGGAGGCAACGACGAGCAGGCGCTCTCGGAGGGAATCTTCGAGGCCTACCAGCAGCTCAACCTGCGCTACTCGCAGATGGCCCCGGTGAACTTCTGGGATGAGCGCAACACCGGCACCAACCTGCCGGCACAGATCGAGCTGTACCACAAGGACAATCCCGCCGGCGGCACGCCCGACAACACCGACCCCGCCTACGAATTCCTCTTCATGGCCAAGGGCGGCGGCAGCGCGAACAAGACTTTCCTTTACCAGGAAACAAAAGCCGTACTGAACCCGAAGCGCCTGGCGAAGTTCCTCGACGAGAAGCTGCGCGGCCTCGGAACGGCGGCCTGCCCGCCGTACCACCTCGCCATCGTCGTCGGCGGCACGTCGGCCGAGTTCAACCTCAAGGTCGCCAAGCTCGCCTCCGCGCGCTACCTCGACGACCTTCCCACCGAGGGTTCCGAACTCGGTCATGGCTTCCGCGACCCGGACCTGGAACAGCAGGTGCTGGAGATGACGCGGCAGTTCGGCATCGGCGCCCAGTTCGGCGGCAAGTACTTCTGTCACGACGTGCGCGTGATCCGGCTGCCCCGGCACGGCGCGTCCTGCCCGGTGGGCATCGCGGTGTCCTGCTCGGCCGACCGGCAGGCCAAGGCCAAGATCACCGCGGAGGGCGTATTCATCGAGCAGCTCGAACGCGACCCGGCCCGGTTCCTCCCCGAGGTCACCGAGGACGACCTGTCCGAGGAGGTCGTCACCGTCGACCTGAACCGGCCGATGGAGCAGATCAGGCAGCAGCTGTCCGAGCTTCCCGTCAAGACGAGGCTGAGCCTGACCGGGCCGCTCGTGGTGGCAAGGGACATCGCGCACGCCAAGATCGCCGAGCGGCTCGACGCCGGTGAGGACATGCCGGAATACCTCAAGAACCACCCCGTGTACTACGCGGGCCCTGCCAAGACCCCCGAGGGCTACGCCTCGGGCTCCTTCGGTCCCACCACGGCAGGCAGGATGGACTCCTACGTCGACCAGTTCCAGGCGGCGGGTGGTTCACTCGTGATGCTGGCCAAGGGCAACCGGTCGAAGAAGGTCACCGAGTCCTGCCGCGCGCACGGCGGGTTCTACCTCGGCTCGATCGGCGGACCCGCCGCGCGGCTGGCCAAGGACTGCATCAAGAAGGTCGACGTCCTCGAATACCCTGAACTGGGCATGGAAGCCGTGTGGAAGATCGAGGTCGAGGACTTTCCCGCGTTCATCGTCATCGACGACAAGGGCAACGACTTCTTCGCCGAGACCTCGGAACCGGTGTTGCAGATCGCGTTCCGCTGA
- a CDS encoding DUF3099 domain-containing protein: protein MSEHEKNADPVLITEAAPSYDDELAARKRKYILTMGMRFPCIILAGIFYHTWWLALALLVLSIPLPWIAVLVANDRPPRKSEKVSRYQRETHKLDSAEHRTIDG, encoded by the coding sequence GTGAGCGAGCACGAGAAGAACGCGGACCCGGTGTTGATCACCGAGGCGGCACCGTCCTACGACGACGAGCTGGCCGCAAGGAAGCGCAAGTACATCCTGACCATGGGCATGCGCTTCCCGTGCATCATTCTCGCCGGGATCTTCTACCACACGTGGTGGCTCGCGCTGGCCTTGCTCGTACTGTCCATTCCACTGCCGTGGATCGCGGTGCTCGTCGCCAACGACCGGCCGCCTCGCAAGTCGGAGAAGGTCAGCAGGTACCAGCGGGAGACGCACAAGCTCGACAGCGCCGAGCACCGCACGATCGACGGTTGA
- a CDS encoding pseudouridine-5'-phosphate glycosidase, with the protein MISSQLPLLAMSAEVADALAEERAVVALESTLLSHGLPPGRNLEVAHRLERTVREQGAIPATIAVLDGQALVGLSAGQLERLCEPGADLDKLSLRDLGPAIALGRSGATTVASTSALANAAGIKVFGTGGLGGVHHPLPGTTATWDVSADLGALERIPVLVVCSGMKSILDIEATLEVLETNSVPVLGYRTDDFPSFYLRSSGVPVPRRVDEPSQVADVVRAHRHFADSGVLLANPIPAKSEMDRELHDRLLAEGLELLRARDVHGSDVTPVLLEHFHTASEGVSLDANEDLVVSNVELAARVAVELAS; encoded by the coding sequence ATGATCAGCTCTCAACTCCCGCTCCTCGCCATGTCGGCCGAGGTCGCCGACGCGCTGGCCGAGGAGAGGGCGGTCGTCGCACTCGAAAGCACGTTGCTCTCCCACGGTCTTCCTCCCGGCCGCAACCTGGAGGTCGCCCACCGGCTGGAGCGCACCGTGCGCGAGCAGGGCGCGATCCCGGCGACGATCGCGGTACTCGACGGCCAGGCACTCGTGGGACTCTCGGCCGGACAGCTGGAACGGCTGTGCGAACCCGGCGCCGACCTCGACAAGCTGTCGCTGCGCGATCTGGGGCCCGCGATCGCGCTCGGCCGGTCCGGCGCCACGACGGTGGCCTCCACCTCCGCGCTGGCCAACGCGGCCGGTATCAAGGTGTTCGGCACGGGCGGGCTCGGCGGTGTGCACCACCCGCTGCCCGGCACGACGGCGACGTGGGACGTCTCGGCCGATCTCGGTGCGCTGGAACGGATCCCGGTGCTGGTGGTGTGCTCGGGGATGAAGTCGATCCTCGACATCGAGGCGACCCTTGAGGTGCTTGAGACCAATTCGGTGCCGGTGCTCGGCTACCGCACCGACGACTTCCCCAGCTTCTATCTGCGCTCCTCCGGAGTTCCGGTACCGCGCAGGGTGGACGAGCCCTCGCAGGTCGCCGACGTCGTGAGGGCACACCGGCATTTCGCCGATTCCGGGGTCCTGCTGGCCAATCCGATTCCCGCGAAGTCCGAAATGGACCGTGAACTGCACGACCGGCTGCTCGCGGAAGGACTGGAACTGCTGCGCGCCCGCGACGTGCACGGTTCCGACGTGACCCCGGTTCTGCTGGAACACTTCCACACCGCGAGCGAGGGCGTGAGCCTCGACGCCAACGAGGACCTCGTGGTGTCCAACGTCGAGCTGGCCGCGCGGGTGGCCGTGGAGCTGGCCTCGTGA
- a CDS encoding YhjD/YihY/BrkB family envelope integrity protein, which yields METRDPATPQGEGASPRSRRTRRKGPLRLISRTLGKAWEGNIFSEAAEAAFWQTLSLPPLLLGLLGSLGFIGEWFGGTVVREVHDRIIDFSETVFSGSVVHQIIEPTVNDILTTGKGEIVSVGFLISLWAGSSAMSSFVDAITVAHDQYGVRNEVWQRIFALLLYLISLILLVVGLPIIAIGPDLLPEFFPVDWQPTISAWVDIGYYPAVGVLLMLALATLYKLALPRKLPWHRGLPGAALAMVIFLLSSIGLRFYISWITTTGYTYGALATPIAFLLFTFFIGLAIVAGAYFNSAIQELWPAKMTRRQRRKWRRLEMERANERIREQESKSLWQRTTIPLRRPKKAELAPGFAPGGGEKQGGGAKAADDPAGGAETAPAPPDEREPHEHGTPSRQPSPAPEPDTGEGTNSTNGDGADAPDTRPFSTGTERRDDPGAGEERRPERGRPPLDPADPSAGQASEAGYSSPPPGGIPS from the coding sequence ATGGAGACGCGAGACCCAGCGACGCCACAAGGCGAGGGCGCCAGCCCCCGGAGCCGGAGGACCCGGCGCAAGGGCCCCCTTCGCCTGATCAGCCGTACCCTGGGAAAGGCGTGGGAAGGCAACATCTTCTCCGAGGCGGCCGAAGCCGCGTTCTGGCAGACTCTCTCGCTTCCCCCGCTGTTGCTGGGTCTGCTCGGCAGCCTCGGTTTCATCGGCGAGTGGTTCGGCGGCACGGTCGTCCGCGAGGTGCACGACCGCATCATCGACTTCTCCGAGACGGTCTTCAGCGGCAGTGTCGTCCACCAGATCATCGAGCCGACCGTCAACGACATCCTCACCACGGGTAAGGGCGAGATCGTCTCGGTCGGTTTCCTGATATCGCTGTGGGCGGGCTCGTCGGCGATGTCCTCGTTCGTCGACGCGATCACGGTGGCCCACGACCAGTACGGCGTGCGCAACGAGGTGTGGCAGCGCATCTTCGCGCTGCTGTTGTATCTGATCAGTTTAATTCTGTTGGTGGTGGGGCTGCCGATCATCGCCATCGGGCCAGACCTGCTGCCGGAGTTCTTCCCCGTCGATTGGCAGCCCACCATCTCGGCCTGGGTCGACATCGGCTATTACCCCGCCGTCGGCGTGCTGTTGATGCTGGCGCTCGCCACGCTCTACAAGCTGGCCCTCCCGCGCAAGCTGCCATGGCACAGGGGACTTCCCGGTGCGGCGCTCGCGATGGTGATCTTCCTGCTTTCCAGCATCGGGCTGCGGTTCTACATCAGCTGGATCACGACCACCGGCTACACCTACGGCGCGCTGGCGACCCCGATCGCATTCCTGCTGTTCACCTTCTTCATCGGGCTGGCGATCGTCGCCGGCGCGTATTTCAACAGCGCCATCCAGGAACTGTGGCCCGCGAAGATGACGCGGCGGCAGCGCCGCAAGTGGCGCAGGCTCGAAATGGAACGCGCCAACGAGCGGATCCGCGAGCAGGAGAGCAAATCACTGTGGCAGCGCACGACCATCCCGTTGCGCAGGCCCAAGAAGGCCGAACTCGCGCCGGGCTTCGCACCCGGTGGCGGCGAGAAACAGGGCGGTGGCGCGAAAGCCGCTGACGACCCCGCCGGCGGCGCCGAGACCGCGCCCGCGCCCCCGGACGAGCGGGAGCCACACGAGCACGGCACGCCATCTCGGCAGCCCTCCCCCGCCCCGGAGCCCGATACCGGAGAGGGCACGAACAGCACGAACGGCGACGGCGCGGACGCACCGGACACCCGGCCGTTCAGCACCGGCACCGAACGGCGGGACGATCCCGGCGCGGGCGAAGAGCGGCGACCGGAACGCGGCAGGCCGCCACTCGATCCCGCGGACCCCTCAGCGGGGCAGGCGAGCGAGGCTGGTTATTCGTCGCCCCCGCCGGGTGGCATACCCTCGTAG
- the dtd gene encoding D-aminoacyl-tRNA deacylase — protein MRAVAARVSEASVTVEGTVVGAIERQGLLVLLGIHTDDTADKAGTMARKLHELRILRDEQSCASAHAPLLVVSQFTLYGDTRKGRRPSWTAAAKPEHAEELVTAVVTELRLRGATVETGRFGAMMAVHSVNDGPFTVMIEV, from the coding sequence ATGAGGGCGGTCGCGGCACGAGTCAGCGAAGCCAGCGTGACGGTCGAGGGAACGGTCGTCGGCGCGATCGAACGACAGGGCTTGTTGGTATTACTGGGAATTCACACCGACGACACCGCGGACAAAGCCGGGACGATGGCCCGCAAACTGCACGAACTGCGCATCCTTCGCGACGAACAATCATGCGCGAGCGCGCATGCACCACTGCTCGTCGTCAGCCAGTTCACGTTGTACGGCGACACCCGGAAGGGCAGGCGTCCATCGTGGACCGCGGCGGCGAAGCCGGAGCACGCGGAGGAACTGGTGACCGCCGTCGTGACCGAACTCCGGCTGCGCGGTGCCACCGTCGAAACCGGCCGGTTCGGTGCGATGATGGCCGTGCACAGCGTCAACGACGGCCCCTTCACGGTCATGATCGAGGTTTAG
- a CDS encoding amidohydrolase produces MNTESVAAVTARLDSEPGFLADLEALYTDLHRHPELGFAETRTARVLADRLTSAGYEVHTGIGGTGVLGVLRNGEGPAVLLRADIDALPVEERTGLPYASTARAVDAEGRDVAVMHACGHDMHATWLSGAAALLAESREAWSGTVLAVFQPAEEGGSGAAAMVADGLFDVAGTPDVVLGQHVTPGPAGWVLTRPGPLMAGTDAMRVTLHGRGGHGSRPETTVDPVVLAASVVQRLQTIVSRELAATDSAVLTVGSLHAGTAHNVIADEATMEINVRTFDAAVRTRVLAAIERIVKAESEASAAPAPPDIVELATFPVLANDEQATARVREAFTGHFPHGDVWDAPLVTGSEDFGELAAAAQVPSVFWLVGGMDKREVLEAMGAGRFETDIPSNHSSLFAPVIHPTLRTGVETLVVAALEWLGSPPVG; encoded by the coding sequence GTGAACACCGAAAGCGTGGCGGCGGTCACGGCCCGTCTCGACAGCGAACCCGGCTTCCTCGCCGATCTGGAAGCGCTCTACACCGACCTGCACCGCCATCCCGAACTCGGCTTCGCCGAGACGCGCACGGCGCGGGTACTCGCCGACCGGCTCACCTCGGCGGGCTACGAGGTGCACACCGGCATCGGCGGCACCGGCGTGCTCGGCGTGCTGCGTAACGGCGAAGGCCCTGCCGTGCTGCTGCGCGCCGACATCGACGCGCTCCCGGTCGAGGAGCGCACCGGCCTGCCCTACGCCAGCACCGCGCGCGCGGTGGACGCCGAAGGCAGGGACGTGGCCGTCATGCACGCGTGCGGCCACGACATGCACGCCACGTGGTTGTCCGGTGCCGCCGCGTTGCTCGCCGAGTCGCGCGAGGCATGGTCGGGCACCGTGCTCGCGGTGTTCCAGCCCGCGGAGGAAGGCGGTTCCGGCGCGGCGGCGATGGTCGCGGACGGTCTCTTCGACGTCGCCGGTACCCCTGACGTCGTGCTGGGCCAGCACGTCACCCCAGGACCGGCGGGCTGGGTGCTGACCAGGCCGGGACCGCTCATGGCGGGAACCGACGCGATGCGGGTGACCTTGCACGGAAGGGGAGGGCACGGCTCGCGGCCGGAGACCACGGTCGATCCCGTCGTGCTCGCCGCCTCGGTCGTCCAGCGGTTGCAGACCATCGTCTCCCGCGAACTCGCCGCGACCGATTCGGCCGTGCTGACCGTTGGTTCGCTGCATGCGGGCACCGCGCACAACGTCATCGCCGACGAGGCCACGATGGAGATCAACGTGCGCACGTTCGACGCGGCGGTGCGCACGAGGGTGCTCGCCGCGATCGAACGCATCGTCAAGGCCGAGTCGGAGGCGTCGGCCGCTCCGGCGCCACCCGACATCGTCGAACTGGCCACGTTTCCCGTGCTTGCCAACGACGAACAGGCCACGGCGCGGGTCAGGGAAGCGTTCACCGGGCACTTCCCGCACGGTGACGTATGGGACGCGCCGCTGGTGACCGGCAGCGAGGACTTCGGCGAACTCGCCGCGGCCGCGCAGGTGCCATCGGTCTTCTGGCTCGTCGGTGGCATGGACAAGCGCGAGGTGCTGGAGGCGATGGGAGCGGGACGGTTCGAAACGGACATTCCCTCCAATCACTCGTCGTTGTTCGCTCCGGTCATCCATCCCACCCTGCGTACCGGGGTCGAAACGCTCGTCGTCGCCGCGCTGGAATGGCTCGGCTCCCCGCCTGTCGGCTGA
- a CDS encoding sigma-70 family RNA polymerase sigma factor codes for MSVQTLDREARGIRERDIPMAALADDVAPAPSEEPDLDAQGPAADLVRVYLNGIGKTALLTAAQEVDLAKRIEAGVFAQHMLETEENPSRARRAELSALVRDGHNAKNHLLQANLRLVVSLAKRYTGRGMPLLDLIQEGNLGLIRAVEKFDYSKGFKFSTYATWWIRQAITRGMADQGRTIRLPVHLVEQVNKLARIKRDLHQQLGREATNEELASESGIAAEKVSSLLDHARDPVSLDMPVGTEEDAPLGDFIEDSEATDAESAVISGLLQDDLRRVLGTLDDREQYVIRLRYGLDDGQPRTLDQIGKHFGLSRERVRQIEREVMSKLRQGERADRLRAYAS; via the coding sequence ATGTCCGTCCAGACTCTCGATCGTGAGGCCCGCGGAATCCGCGAGCGGGACATCCCGATGGCCGCACTCGCGGATGACGTGGCCCCCGCGCCAAGCGAGGAGCCCGATCTCGACGCACAAGGCCCCGCCGCCGACCTGGTTCGCGTCTACCTCAACGGCATCGGCAAGACAGCGCTGTTGACGGCGGCCCAGGAGGTCGACCTCGCGAAGCGGATCGAGGCGGGGGTGTTCGCCCAGCACATGCTGGAGACGGAGGAGAACCCCTCGCGCGCACGGCGCGCCGAGCTGTCGGCACTCGTCCGCGACGGCCACAACGCCAAGAATCACCTCTTGCAAGCGAACCTGCGGCTCGTGGTGTCGCTGGCCAAGCGCTACACCGGCCGCGGGATGCCGCTGCTCGACCTGATCCAGGAGGGCAACCTCGGCCTGATCCGCGCCGTCGAGAAGTTCGACTACTCGAAGGGCTTCAAGTTCTCCACCTACGCCACCTGGTGGATCAGGCAGGCGATCACGAGGGGCATGGCCGACCAGGGCCGCACCATCCGGTTGCCGGTGCATCTCGTCGAGCAGGTCAACAAGCTCGCGAGGATCAAGCGCGACCTGCACCAGCAGCTCGGCAGGGAGGCGACCAACGAGGAACTTGCCTCGGAATCGGGTATCGCGGCCGAGAAGGTGTCCAGCCTGCTCGACCACGCCCGCGATCCGGTGAGCCTCGACATGCCGGTGGGCACGGAGGAGGACGCGCCGCTCGGCGACTTCATCGAGGACTCCGAGGCGACCGATGCCGAGAGCGCCGTCATCTCCGGCCTGCTCCAGGACGATCTGCGCCGGGTACTTGGCACGCTCGACGACAGGGAGCAGTACGTCATCAGGCTGCGGTACGGCCTCGACGACGGACAGCCGCGCACGCTCGACCAGATCGGCAAGCACTTCGGCCTCTCAAGGGAGCGGGTGCGCCAGATCGAGCGCGAGGTCATGTCGAAGCTGCGCCAGGGCGAGCGCGCCGACCGGCTGCGCGCTTACGCGAGCTGA
- a CDS encoding DUF7059 domain-containing protein yields MNSELPALSAEVCAKLRTAFQDADYDADGVLTALGSSAHAALGRGEPVPAHRASLDAGDLGTLIRLFLLGETEREDAVATALGPLGVGEAVEAGLLRAGEGTGLRAALDVRPHGDEQGSWWVVSDLDSDQLGRPVTEDHVLGVGHASLSLIRATSRRPVGSLLDLGTGNGVQALHAARHARRVTATDVSERALRLAGATFRLNELDVESLRGEWFAPVARRRFDQIVCNPPFVVGPARVDYVYRDSGLAGDDASALVVRQLPGFLTEGGTGHVLASWLHRAGEDWADRVSRWLPAGTDAWFVQRDVAEPALYVGTWLRDAGIDPHSNEGKAKAGAWLDWFADNDVEGVGFGFVTLRRTDSVPAIVCEDLRHAYDDPLGGEAAGWLDRVDWLRAHGANLAEQTFRVPDSVVLEQISEPGDEGWATTIRRLHRTDGPGWQHEADELTTALLAGCRGLLPLSDLLGLLAMAHGVATDELTAAALPVVGELVRHGMLVPHDQPEHGG; encoded by the coding sequence GTGAACAGTGAACTTCCAGCCCTTTCCGCCGAGGTGTGCGCCAAGCTGCGGACGGCGTTCCAGGACGCGGACTACGACGCCGACGGCGTGCTGACCGCGCTCGGCTCCTCCGCGCACGCGGCGCTGGGAAGGGGCGAGCCGGTGCCAGCCCACAGGGCGAGCCTCGACGCCGGCGACCTCGGCACGCTGATCCGGCTGTTCCTGCTCGGCGAGACCGAACGGGAGGACGCCGTCGCGACAGCGCTCGGCCCGCTCGGGGTCGGCGAGGCCGTCGAGGCCGGGCTGCTCCGCGCCGGTGAGGGCACCGGACTGCGGGCCGCGCTCGACGTGCGCCCCCACGGCGACGAGCAGGGCAGCTGGTGGGTCGTCTCCGACCTCGACTCCGACCAGCTCGGCCGCCCCGTCACCGAGGACCACGTACTCGGGGTCGGCCACGCCTCGCTGAGCCTCATCAGGGCCACCAGCAGGCGGCCGGTCGGCTCCCTGCTCGACCTCGGTACCGGCAACGGGGTGCAGGCGTTGCACGCGGCGAGGCACGCGCGGCGGGTCACCGCCACGGACGTGTCGGAACGGGCGCTGCGGCTGGCGGGGGCGACGTTCCGGCTCAACGAACTGGATGTCGAGTCGCTGCGCGGCGAGTGGTTCGCGCCGGTGGCGAGGCGGCGATTCGACCAAATCGTCTGCAACCCTCCTTTCGTGGTCGGCCCGGCGAGGGTCGATTACGTCTACCGCGATTCCGGCCTGGCCGGTGACGACGCGAGCGCGCTGGTGGTGCGCCAGCTCCCCGGTTTCCTCACCGAGGGAGGAACAGGGCACGTGCTGGCCTCGTGGCTGCACCGTGCGGGCGAGGACTGGGCCGACCGGGTGAGCCGCTGGCTGCCGGCCGGTACCGACGCGTGGTTCGTCCAGCGCGACGTCGCCGAGCCCGCCCTCTATGTGGGGACCTGGTTGCGGGACGCGGGCATCGACCCCCACTCGAACGAGGGCAAGGCCAAGGCGGGCGCGTGGCTGGACTGGTTCGCCGACAACGACGTCGAGGGCGTCGGCTTCGGGTTCGTCACGTTGCGCAGGACCGATTCCGTGCCCGCCATCGTGTGCGAGGACCTGCGGCACGCCTACGACGATCCGCTCGGCGGCGAGGCGGCCGGCTGGCTCGATCGCGTCGACTGGTTGCGGGCGCACGGCGCGAATCTCGCCGAGCAGACCTTCCGGGTGCCCGACAGCGTGGTGCTGGAACAAATTTCGGAACCGGGCGACGAGGGCTGGGCCACGACGATTCGCAGGCTGCATCGCACGGACGGGCCGGGCTGGCAGCACGAGGCCGACGAACTGACGACCGCGTTGCTCGCGGGGTGCAGGGGCCTGCTCCCGCTGTCCGATCTGCTCGGCCTGCTTGCCATGGCACACGGCGTGGCCACCGACGAATTGACGGCGGCGGCGCTGCCGGTCGTCGGGGAACTGGTGCGGCACGGCATGCTCGTTCCCCACGATCAGCCGGAGCACGGTGGATGA
- a CDS encoding DUF3039 domain-containing protein, with protein MEGVSTQTLPEVDTRPEGTDVTDDDAPKMFHYVRKNKIAESAVTGTHVVALCGEVFPVTKSPKPGSPVCPDCKKIYEGMPPGGGDE; from the coding sequence ATGGAGGGCGTGAGTACGCAGACATTGCCAGAGGTCGACACGCGCCCTGAGGGCACCGACGTCACCGACGACGACGCCCCCAAGATGTTCCACTACGTGCGCAAGAACAAGATCGCGGAAAGCGCGGTCACGGGCACGCACGTGGTGGCCCTGTGCGGTGAGGTGTTTCCGGTGACCAAGTCGCCGAAGCCCGGATCGCCGGTGTGCCCTGACTGCAAGAAGATCTACGAGGGTATGCCACCCGGCGGGGGCGACGAATAA